From the Kogia breviceps isolate mKogBre1 chromosome 3, mKogBre1 haplotype 1, whole genome shotgun sequence genome, one window contains:
- the LOC131751922 gene encoding peroxisomal succinyl-coenzyme A thioesterase, with translation MAVTVTLEPAGRCRWDEPVRIAVLGLAPGQPVTLRASLRDEKGALFRAHARYCADAHGQLDLERAPALGGSFAGLEPMGLLWALEPEKPFWRFLKRDVQTPFAVELEVLDGHDPDAQRLLGRAVHERDFLAPGVRREPVRVGRVRATLFLPPGPGPFPGIIDIFGVGGALLEYRASLLAGHGFATLALAYCDFEDLPKKFDTIHLDYFEEALCYMLQHTQVKGPGIGLLGISLGADICLSMASFLKNISATVSINGSGFNGNKAIYYKENSIPPLGHDLRRVKVAFSGLLDIVDIRNDIVGGCENPCMIPIEKAQGPILFIVGQDDHNWRSELYAQIASERLQAHGKEKPQIISYPGTGHYIEPPYFPMCPASLHKLLDKPVIWGGEPRAHSKAQVDAWKQILTFFTKHLGACPKL, from the exons ATGGCGGTGACAGTGACGCTGGAGCCTGCGGGCCGTTGCCGCTGGGACGAGCCGGTGCGCATCGCCGTGCTCGGCCTGGCCCCGGGGCAGCCGGTCACGCTGCGTGCGTCCCTGCGCGACGAGAAGGGCGCGCTCTTCCGAGCCCACGCGCGCTACTGCGCCGACGCCCACGGCCAGCTGGACCTGGAGCGCGCGCCCGCGTTGGGCGGCAGCTTCGCGGGGCTCGAGCCCATGGGGCTCCTCTGGGCTCTGGAGCCCGAGAAGCCTTTTTGGCGATTTCTGAAGCGGGACGTGCAGACTCCCTTCGCCGTGGAGCTGGAGGTGCTCGATGGCCACGACCCTGACGCCCAGCGGCTCCTGGGCCGCGCGGTGCACGAGCGCGACTTCCTGGCGCCCGGGGTGCGGCGCGAGCCCGTGCGCGTGGGCCGGGTGCGCGCCACGCTCTTCCTGCCGCCGG GACCAGGACCTTTCCCAGGGATCATTGACATCTTTGGTGTTGGAGGAGCCCTGTTGGAATATCGGGCCAGCCTTCTGGCTGGCCATGGCTTTGCCACATTGGCTCTAGCTTATTGTGACTTTGAAGATCTTCCCAAGAAATTCGACACCATACACCTGGACTACTTTGAAGAAGCCCTGTGCTACATGCTTCAACACACCCAG gtAAAGGGCCCTGGCATTGGACTTCTGGGCATTTCTTTAGGGGCTGATATTTGTCTCTCCATGGCCTCATTTTTGAAGAACATCTCAGCCACAGTTTCCATCAATGGATCTGGCTTCAATGGAAACAAAGCCATATACTACAAGGAGAATAGCATTCCACCACTGGGCCATGACCTGAGGAGAGTGAAGGTAGCTTTTTCAGGCCTCCTGGACATTGTGGATATAAGGAATGATATTGTAGGGGGATGTGAGAACCCCTGCATGATTCCAATAGAGAAGGCCCAGGGGCCCATCCTCTTCATTGTTGGTCAGGATGACCATAACTGGAGGAGTGAATTATACGCCCAGATAGCCTCTGAACGGTTACAGGCCCATGGAAAGGAAAAACCCCAGATCATCTCTTACCCTGGGACTGGGCATTACATTGAGCCTCCTTACTTTCCCATGTGCCCAGCTTCCCTACACAAATTATTGGACAAACCTGTGATCTGGGGTGGGGAGCCCAGGGCTCATTCTAAGGCCCAGGTAGATGCTTGGAAGCAAATTCTAACCTTCTTCACCAAACACCTTGGAGCTTGCCCCAAATTGTAA